A single Triticum dicoccoides isolate Atlit2015 ecotype Zavitan chromosome 2A, WEW_v2.0, whole genome shotgun sequence DNA region contains:
- the LOC119356941 gene encoding glucomannan 4-beta-mannosyltransferase 1-like, translated as MKGVSMLTMARAAWAAVRHAVVVPLLQLAVYLCAAMSLMLFAERLYMGLVVAALWLRRRRRQRRNPGRNKGGDDDVGDLESGAAEDLPVVLVQIPMFNEKQVYRLSIGAACGLWWPADKLVIQVLDDSTDAGIRAMVEAECRRWAGKGVHIRYENRSNRSGYKAGAMREGLKKGYAKDCELVAVFDADFQPDADFLRRTVPVLQADPAVALVQARWRFVNADECILTRIQEMSLDYHFSVEQEVGSACHGFFGFNGTAGVWRVQALADAGGWKDRTTVEDMDLAVRASMRGWRFVYAGDVQVRNELPSSFKAYRYQQHRWSCGPANLMRKMFWEIVASRQVSAWKKVHVLYGFFFVRKVVAHLVTFLFYCVVIPAYVLVGGQDVRLPKYVAMYVPAIITLLNAVCTPRSWHLLVFWILFENVMSMHRSKATIIGLVEASRANEWVVTEKLGSVTSTPAATTTMATNKGAMKKKKSQSSILAPEIVMGLCLLYCAVYDIFFGHDHFYVYLLMQSAAAFVIGFGYVGSQ; from the exons atgaAGGGGGTGAGCATGTTGACGATGGCGCGCGCGGCATGGGCGGCGGTGCGGCACGCGGTGGTGGTGCCGCTGCTGCAGCTGGCCGTGTACCTCTGCGCCGCCATGTCCCTCATGCTCTTCGCCGAGCGCCTCTACATGGGGCTCGTCGTCGCGGCGCTATggctccgccgccggcgccgtcAGCGCCGCAACCCTGGCAGGAACAAGGGGGGCGACGACGACGTCGGCGACCTGGAGTCCGGCGCCGCAGAGGACCTGCCCGTGGTCCTGGTCCAGATCCCCATGTTCAACGAGAAGCAG GTGTACCGCCTGTCCATCGGCGCGGCGTGCGGGCTGTGGTGGCCGGCGGACAAGCTGGTGATCCAGGTGCTGGACGACTCGACGGACGCCGGCATCCGGGCGATGGTGGAGGCGGAGTGCCGGCGGTGGGCGGGCAAGGGGGTGCACATCCGGTACGAGAACCGCAGCAACCGGAGCGGCTACAAGGCGGGCGCCATGCGGGAGGGCCTCAAGAAGGGGTACGCCAAGGACTGCGAGCTGGTGGCCGTGTTCGACGCCGACTTCCAGCCCGACGCCGACTTCCTGCGGCGCACGGTGCCGGTCCTCCAGGCCGACCCGGCGGTGGCGCTGGTGCAGGCGCGGTGGCGGTTCGTGAACGCGGACGAGTGCATCCTGACCCGCATCCAGGAGATGTCGCTGGACTACCACTTCTCGGTGGAGCAGGAGGTGGGGTCGGCCTGCCACGGCTTCTTCGGCTTCAACGGCACGGCGGGGGTGTGGCGCGTGCAGGCGCTGGCGGACGCGGGGGGCTGGAAGGACCGCACCACCGTGGAGGACATGGACCTCGCCGTGAGGGCGTCGATGCGGGGCTGGAGGTTCGTCTACGCCGGCGACGTGCAGGTGCGCAACGAGCTGCCCAGCAGCTTCAAGGCGTACCGGTACCAGCAGCACCGGTGGTCGTGCGGGCCGGCGAACCTGATGCGCAAGATGTTCTGGGAGATCGTGGCGAGCCGGCAGGTGTCGGCGTGGAAGAAGGTGCACGTGCTCTACGGCTTCTTCTTCGTGAGGAAGGTGGTGGCGCACCTCGTCACCTTCCTCTTCTACTGCGTCGTCATCCCGGCCTACGTGCTCGTCGGCGGCCaggacgtgcgcctgcccaagtacGTGGCCATGTACGTGCCCGCCATCATCACCCTGCTCAACGCCGTCTGCACCCCGAGGTCCTGGCACCTGCTCGTCTTCTGGATCCTCTTCGAGAACGTCATGTCCATGCACCGCTCCAAGGCCACCATCATCGGGCTCGTCGAGGCCAGCCGCGCAAACGAGTGGGTCGTCACGGAGAAGCTCGGCTCGGTGACCTCCACCCCTGCCGCGACGACCACCATGGCCACCAACAAGGgggcaatgaagaagaagaagagccagAGCAGCATCCTGGCGCCCGAGATCGTCATGGGGCTATGCCTGCTCTACTGCGCCGTctacgacatcttcttcggccacGATCACTTCTATGTCTACCTCCTCATGCagtccgccgccgccttcgtcatcGGATTCGGCTACGTCGGCTCCCAATGA